The following are encoded in a window of Carassius auratus strain Wakin chromosome 6, ASM336829v1, whole genome shotgun sequence genomic DNA:
- the LOC113089601 gene encoding arf-GAP with dual PH domain-containing protein 1-like has protein sequence MTENERAARSLKHVLQKPGNRSCADCGADNPEWGSCSLGIFVCLDCSGIHRSIPDLGKVKSLRLSRWEDSEVQFMSERGNDAMNAVYEAALPVYYYKPTHRDCHVLREQWIRAKYERQEFMENGKKLIYEDETRDGMLMKRGRDNGQFLSRRFVLSLRDGTLKYFTKLDAKLPKAVLKVDTINACFQPDKIGNPNGLQITYLKDNITRNIFIYHDSSREVVEWFNSIRAAQLHYLKVAFPGATDAELKPKLTRSFRKEGYMEKTGPRQTEGFKKRWFTLDHRRLMYFKDPLDAFAKGEVFLGHRDHGYRITIGLPAGTHYNGSWQYGITIETPDRSFLFTCETDTEQKDWMSHFNAVISTPMSPQEYTVEAYFKQKH, from the exons ATGACGGAGAACGAGCGAGCCGCCAGAAGCCTCAAACACGTCCTGCAGAAACCGGGGAACCGCAGCTGCGCGGACTGCGGCGCCGACA atccgGAATGGGGCTCCTGTTCTCTGGGCATCTTCGTCTGTCTGGACTGCTCCGGAATCCATCGCAGTATTCCCGACCTCGGAAAAGTCAAATCGCTCCGACTCTCACGCTGGGAGGATTCAGAAGTTCAG TTCATGTCTGAGCGAGGGAATGATGCCATGAACGCTGTCTATGAAGCTGCACTTCCTGTTTACTACTACAAACCCACACACAGAGACTGCCA cgTGCTAAGGGAGCAGTGGATTCGGGCGAAGTACGAGAGGCAGGAGTTCATGGAAAATGGAAAGAAGCTGATCTATGAGGACG AGACGAGAGATGGCATGCTAATGAAGAGGGGGCGGGACAATGGACAGTTCCTGAGCAGACGATTCGTCCTGTCGCTGAGAGACGGCACACTAAAGTACTTCACTAAACTAGAT GCTAAGCTACCCAAAGCTGTTCTAAAGGTGGACACCATCAACGCCTGCTTCCAGCCGGACAAGATCGGAAACCCCAACGGCCTCCAGATCACCTACCTGAAAGACAACATCACACGAAACATCTTCATCTACCACGACAGCAGCAGA GAGGTGGTGGAGTGGTTTAACTCCATCCGTGCGGCACAGCTGCACTATCTGAAGGTGGCGTTCCCTGGAGCCACGGACGCTGAG CTGAAGCCCAAACTCACACGCAGCTTTCGGAAAGAGGGATACATGGAGAAAACCGGACCACGG CAAACAGAAGGCTTTAAGAAGCGCTGGTTCACGCTGGATCACCGGCGGCTCATGTACTTCAAAGATCCTCTG GATGCGTTTGCTAAAGGCGAGGTGTTCCTGGGACACAGAGATCACGGATACCGCATTACGATCGGTCTCCCCGCCGGGACCCACTACAACGGGTCGTGGCAGTACGGCATCACCATAGAAACACCCGACCGCAGCTTCCTGTTCACCTGTGAAACTGATACGGAGCAAAAGGATTGGATGAGCCATTTCAATGCAGTCATCAGCACTCCCATGAGCCCACAGGAGTACACag TGGAGGCCTACTTCAAACAGAAACACTGA
- the lgals2b gene encoding lectin, galactoside-binding, soluble, 2b isoform X2 — protein MSFKAGMEMKVSGKIKPGCDTFSINIGHDADTIALHFSPRFNSNVIVCNSKQGDWGAEHREPCFPFQQGEEFKLSITFNNDTFNIKLPGGTMMSFPNRFGDDVFKHIHVMGDVKITSIKIK, from the exons ATGAGCTTTAAGGCCGGGATGGAGATGAAGGTCTCTGGAAAGATTAAACCAGGCTGTGACAC GTTCTCCATCAACATCGGTCACGACGCAGACACAATCGCTCTTCACTTCAGCCCTCGCTTTAACAGCAACGTCATCGTGTGCAACTCCAAGCAGGGCGACTGGGGCGCCGAACATCGGGAACCCTGTTTCCCCTTTCAACAGGGCGAGGAGTTCAAG CTGAGCATCACCTTCAACAACGACACCTTCAACATCAAGCTCCCGGGGGGCACCATGATGAGCTTCCCCAACCGCTTCGGCGACGACGTCTTCAAACACATCCACGTGATGGGAGACGTGAAGATCACCAGCATTAAGATCAAGTga
- the LOC113089617 gene encoding urotensin-2 receptor-like, with amino-acid sequence MMSNSPNSSTAAGSVGVVWVTPLMGATLVTMCVLGMTGNLYTLAIMRSATLRRAGSMYVFILNLAAADLLYLGTIPFVVCTYFAHDWFFGEMGCRLLLSLDLLTMHASVFVLVAMSLERYRAVAAPFRARRSTTRNHWLMALGIWAAAFVLTLPMMVMIRLREGRPSMVGLVKRICFPTWTPEAFKAYLTALFFTSMLLPGLLMVGLYTGLARHYWAAQANLTHGSSSSARRRRLKHKVVGMIFCIVVAYWACFLPFWGWQMAKLFSSESLRSLSAAAHTYVNFFVTCLTYGNSCVNPLLYTLLTRNYQDYLAQRGQSSGASRGDQGSAAGVNAIEDQIG; translated from the coding sequence ATGATGAGTAACTCGCCCAACAGCAGCACCGCAGCCGGAAGTGTGGGAGTAGTTTGGGTCACCCCGCTCATGGGTGCCACCCTTGTCACCATGTGTGTTTTGGGCATGACGGGAAACCTGTACACCCTCGCCATCATGCGATCGGCCACGTTGCGGCGCGCCGGCTCCATGTATGTCTTCATCCTCAACCTGGCGGCGGCGGATCTGCTCTATCTGGGCACCATCCCATTCGTGGTCTGCACCTACTTCGCCCACGACTGGTTCTTTGGGGAAATGGGCTGCAGGTTGCTGTTGAGTCTGGATCTGCTCACCATGCATGCCAGCGTGTTTGTGCTGGTGGCCATGAGTCTGGAGCGCTACCGTGCCGTGGCCGCTCCCTTCCGAGCCCGTCGCTCGACCACACGTAATCACTGGCTGATGGCGTTGGGAATCTGGGCGGCAGCGTTCGTGTTGACGCTCCCAATGATGGTGATGATCCGTCTCCGCGAGGGACGTCCCAGTATGGTGGGCCTCGTCAAACGCATCTGCTTCCCAACATGGACACCCGAGGCTTTCAAGGCATATCTGACCGCGCTGTTCTTCACCAGCATGCTGCTGCCCGGCCTGCTGATGGTGGGACTCTACACTGGTCTCGCCCGGCATTACTGGGCCGCCCAGGCCAACCTGACCCACGGATCCTCGTCGTCCGCTCGCAGGCGCCGACTGAAGCACAAGGTGGTGGGAATGATCTTCTGCATCGTGGTGGCGTACTGGGCGTGTTTCCTGCCGTTCTGGGGTTGGCAGATGGCAAAGCTCTTCTCGTCCGAGTCGCTTCGCTCGCTGTCGGCCGCTGCCCACACCTACGTCAACTTCTTCGTCACCTGCCTGACGTACGGAAACAGCTGCGTCAATCCACTGCTCTATACACTACTGACACGCAACTACCAGGACTACCTGGCCCAGAGAGGTCAGTCATCAGGGGCGAGTCGAGGGGACCAGGGGTCGGCCGCCGGGGTCAACGCCATCGAAGATCAAATAGGATGA
- the lgals2b gene encoding lectin, galactoside-binding, soluble, 2b isoform X1, which yields MVFTVKDMSFKAGMEMKVSGKIKPGCDTFSINIGHDADTIALHFSPRFNSNVIVCNSKQGDWGAEHREPCFPFQQGEEFKLSITFNNDTFNIKLPGGTMMSFPNRFGDDVFKHIHVMGDVKITSIKIK from the exons ATG GTGTTCACCGTAAAGGACATGAGCTTTAAGGCCGGGATGGAGATGAAGGTCTCTGGAAAGATTAAACCAGGCTGTGACAC GTTCTCCATCAACATCGGTCACGACGCAGACACAATCGCTCTTCACTTCAGCCCTCGCTTTAACAGCAACGTCATCGTGTGCAACTCCAAGCAGGGCGACTGGGGCGCCGAACATCGGGAACCCTGTTTCCCCTTTCAACAGGGCGAGGAGTTCAAG CTGAGCATCACCTTCAACAACGACACCTTCAACATCAAGCTCCCGGGGGGCACCATGATGAGCTTCCCCAACCGCTTCGGCGACGACGTCTTCAAACACATCCACGTGATGGGAGACGTGAAGATCACCAGCATTAAGATCAAGTga